Proteins encoded within one genomic window of Neoarius graeffei isolate fNeoGra1 chromosome 18, fNeoGra1.pri, whole genome shotgun sequence:
- the LOC132865839 gene encoding microfibril-associated glycoprotein 4-like produces MESYLAWLACGSPEAAVRYRRAKQNAALVVTEAKTRVWEEFNEVMERLEDLYQLTRKRKYELKVDLQDFDGVTVYAQYSFSMESETDGYKLHISNFINGGAGDSLATNNGQKFTTFDKDQDSHASGNCAKSYLGGFWYSQCHHANPNGIYLWGRDGTYYAIGNVWQHWKGYDYGLKYISMKIRPVSVAQS; encoded by the exons ATGGAGTCCTATCTGgcatggttagcctgtgggtctccagaggcagctgtcaGATACAGACGGGCCAAGCAGAATGCGGCTCTggtggtcactgaagcaaaaactcgggtgtgggaggagttcaatGAGGTGATGGAAA GATTAGAAGATCTCTACCAACTCACACGCAAGAGGAAATACGAGCTGAAAGTGGACCTGCAGGACTTTGATGGAGTGACAGTTTACGCCCAGTATTCTTTCTCAATGGAATCTGAAACTGATGGCTATAAACTCCATATTAGTAATTTCATCAATGGAGGTGCAG GGGATTCTCTGGCAACTAACAATGGACAGAAATTCACCACCTTTGATAAAGACCAGGATTCACATGCAAGTGGAAACTGTGCTAAATCCTACCTTGGGGGATTTTGGTACAGTCAGTGCCACCATGCTAACCCTAATGGAATATACCTGTGGGGACGTGACGGCACCTATTATGCCATTGGAAATGTGTGGCAACATTGGAAAGGCTATGATTATGGTCTCAAGTACATCTCTATGAAGATCAGACCCGTGTCTGTTGCACAATCATGA